One Gloeothece verrucosa PCC 7822 DNA window includes the following coding sequences:
- a CDS encoding NifU family protein, translating to MTLALTSDNVETVLDEMRPYLMADGGNVELVEIDGPIVKLRLQGACGSCPSSTMTLKMGIERRLREYIPEIVEVEQVV from the coding sequence ATGACATTAGCCTTAACTTCAGATAACGTAGAAACCGTTTTAGATGAGATGCGTCCTTACCTGATGGCAGACGGGGGGAATGTGGAGTTAGTCGAAATTGATGGGCCAATTGTTAAACTGCGCTTACAGGGGGCCTGTGGTTCTTGTCCTAGTTCTACCATGACCCTAAAAATGGGGATTGAGCGGCGTTTGCGGGAATATATTCCTGAAATTGTTGAGGTAGAACAAGTAGTATAG
- a CDS encoding response regulator: MKQSDKASILIVDDQPDNLMLLEYILNSLEQNVIKAGSGEEAIKAINQQDFAVMILDVNMPVMDGFQLAEYIRNQTDIEPTPIIFLTGDGNQRNQSF; encoded by the coding sequence ATGAAACAGTCAGACAAAGCTTCTATTTTAATAGTGGACGATCAACCTGACAACTTAATGTTGTTAGAATATATATTAAATAGCCTAGAACAAAATGTCATCAAAGCTGGCTCGGGTGAAGAAGCGATAAAAGCGATAAACCAACAAGATTTTGCCGTTATGATCCTGGATGTCAATATGCCAGTCATGGATGGTTTTCAACTCGCAGAGTATATTAGAAATCAGACCGACATAGAACCCACTCCCATAATTTTTTTGACGGGGGATGGAAATCAGCGAAATCAATCCTTTTAA
- a CDS encoding MarR family winged helix-turn-helix transcriptional regulator gives MTEPFVHCQFPQQWQEVLAPQGIGYRIKLLSQLLSRKFTERLEPYGLTPFHWVVLCCLWQEDGLPTSMLGERLQQVGGTLTGVLDRMEQRNLIQRQRDPDDRRIWRIWLTEEGRQLKYQLPPIVLELKEQTFKGFSTTEQQQFSDWLDRAISNIT, from the coding sequence ATGACTGAGCCGTTTGTCCATTGCCAGTTCCCCCAACAGTGGCAAGAAGTCCTAGCTCCTCAAGGCATAGGATACCGAATTAAACTGCTTTCACAATTACTCAGTCGGAAATTTACTGAACGCCTCGAACCCTATGGCTTAACGCCGTTTCACTGGGTAGTCTTGTGCTGTCTTTGGCAAGAGGATGGTTTACCGACCTCCATGCTCGGAGAACGACTACAACAAGTGGGCGGAACCTTAACAGGTGTCCTCGATCGCATGGAACAACGAAATCTGATTCAACGACAACGGGACCCTGATGATCGCCGGATCTGGCGTATCTGGTTAACCGAGGAAGGCAGACAACTCAAATATCAATTGCCCCCCATAGTTTTAGAACTTAAGGAACAGACCTTTAAAGGATTTTCCACAACAGAACAACAACAGTTCTCTGATTGGTTGGATCGCGCCATTAGCAATATCACTTAA
- a CDS encoding PAS domain S-box protein produces MEISEINPFKGYELGAVDYLTKPIDVKILRSKVSVFVDLFLQKQQLKYQMEEIAKVNQKLEAQIVKFEKAETNLRHLAANLENLVEQRTIQLQQTNINLSQEIKQRQHIEEVLKTIALGFSETSTATILQSLVKYLVKAQGIDYALVCEWVDSETTPNKTIAFYTDGQFIENIEPSIIDSLCQETLKKKFCIYPTNVQKNFPKNILFQQLDAYSYAAISLIDSKGKPLGMLAVIGRQSIIDINFTEEILRIFAVRGAAELERQQAEKTLRDSQQFYQLILSNISDAVLMTDEQKNFTYVCPNVETIFGYSCQEIQTMKTIEKLLGENLFDIGQLESCGEIPNIEQKITDKSGKTHVVLVNVKRVSINEGKYLYTCRDITERKQVEISLRESQDRLAKAQEIAHLGNWEWNFLTHEFFWSDETYRIFGQDIQQFLPTENAFFYCLHPDDRELVIKQLNQALYNHKSYKINYRILRPDGEIRIVQTQADVSFDSQGNPLGMFGTVQDITDSKLMEQELRESEEKLRHIVTTTADGLIVMNQSGYIYFVNPAAESFFGLNANELSEYQWNFSLNHDSTELAIEHLEGKPIFLEVKIVETLWDGEPVYLISLRDITERKQAEEALKISEKRYRNLINNLHAGVVVHQADTSIALSNTKANELLELTPEQILGKTAFDLHWCFLRENGTVMPIEEYPVNIVISTQKPVKNYVIGINRPQSQTVVWLLINAFGEFNSNGQMNQIVVTFVDITEFKQAQEELQESKRRYVTLAQASPVGIFRTDVEGNCLYVNERWQEIAGLTWQQALGKGWSQAIDYNDQTRVLQEWKQAIINHVPFQAEYRFQRPDGSVTWVYGQAIAETDEQGILIGFLGTITDINDRKEAELKLQRLKDELEQKVEKRTWNLQRANQQLRQEIFERQQTELALKKSEERFRASFEQAAVGMVLVSLEKRFLKVNPKFCQMLGYTEEELLQKTVLEITHPQDRSQVPQHIEKLITGEIITLSFEKRFFNKTGVTVWTNITISLVHGASGQPDYLMEVVEDITDKKRNEAERQAAREALQKSEAQLRSMFEYAAVGIAFVDAQGRPFKSNPAIEKFLGYSSQELTQKPFTQFTHPEDALVDLNLYQSLFANNRDTYQMEKRYIRKDGEIVWGHLTVSLVRNAKGKPQFAIGMIQDISDAKRSEAERQIAEEALRENQAFLRNVIDTVPNFIFVKNRAGKYTLANQAMANAYGTTVQELEGKSDGDFHLVAAEITLAGTDDQQVMNSLQSLLIPEQSLTLANGEVRYFQTIKTPLVSPDGNAHYILGVATDITERKQIQQEIEKALAKEKELHKLKSQFIDIVSHEFRTPLTSILGYAELLERHSDKLTTEKKIKHLHNIQMAGQRLSDLIQDVLCISRAESGKLLYNPTLINVADFCQDLIEEIQIGIGQGYEILFKQPNLRPHSSTDLIYLDEKLLRHILTNLLSNGIKYSPIGSRVELSLQYENQQVIFEIRDQGIGIPLEDHPKLFDSFYRASNVGNIPGTGLGLNIVQKYVNLHGGTIDFTSTVKVGTTFKVSLPINKTLC; encoded by the coding sequence ATGGAAATCAGCGAAATCAATCCTTTTAAAGGTTATGAATTGGGAGCCGTAGATTATTTAACTAAGCCAATTGATGTAAAAATTTTACGGTCTAAAGTTTCCGTTTTTGTCGATTTATTTCTGCAAAAACAGCAACTTAAATATCAAATGGAAGAAATCGCTAAAGTTAATCAAAAATTAGAAGCACAAATTGTTAAGTTTGAAAAAGCCGAAACGAACCTACGCCATTTAGCCGCCAATCTAGAAAACTTAGTTGAACAAAGAACGATTCAACTGCAACAAACCAATATTAATCTCTCTCAAGAAATCAAACAACGTCAGCACATAGAAGAAGTTCTGAAAACCATTGCTTTAGGATTTTCAGAAACTTCAACAGCAACAATTTTACAATCTTTAGTTAAATATTTAGTAAAAGCTCAAGGCATAGATTATGCTTTGGTTTGTGAATGGGTTGATTCAGAAACAACGCCCAATAAAACCATAGCTTTCTATACTGATGGACAATTCATTGAAAATATTGAACCCAGCATAATTGACTCTCTTTGTCAAGAAACCTTAAAAAAAAAATTTTGTATTTATCCGACAAATGTACAGAAAAATTTTCCTAAAAATATCCTGTTTCAACAACTGGATGCCTACAGCTATGCAGCTATTTCATTAATAGATTCAAAAGGTAAACCCTTGGGAATGCTCGCTGTAATTGGTCGTCAATCTATTATTGATATAAACTTTACAGAAGAGATCCTACGAATATTTGCTGTTCGTGGTGCAGCCGAATTAGAAAGGCAACAGGCTGAAAAAACTTTACGAGACTCTCAACAATTTTATCAACTGATTCTCAGCAATATTTCTGATGCTGTTTTAATGACAGATGAGCAGAAAAATTTTACTTATGTCTGCCCTAATGTTGAGACAATTTTTGGTTATTCGTGCCAAGAAATTCAGACGATGAAAACCATTGAAAAATTACTGGGAGAAAACTTATTTGACATAGGGCAGTTAGAAAGCTGTGGCGAAATCCCCAATATTGAACAGAAAATTACTGATAAATCGGGAAAAACTCATGTGGTATTAGTTAATGTCAAGCGAGTTTCTATTAATGAAGGAAAATACCTTTATACCTGTCGAGATATTACTGAGCGAAAACAAGTAGAAATATCTCTAAGAGAAAGCCAAGACAGACTAGCAAAAGCACAAGAAATTGCTCATTTAGGTAACTGGGAATGGAATTTCTTAACTCATGAATTTTTCTGGTCTGACGAAACTTATCGAATTTTTGGTCAAGATATTCAACAATTTTTACCCACAGAAAATGCTTTTTTTTACTGCCTCCATCCCGATGATAGAGAATTAGTCATTAAACAATTAAACCAAGCCTTATATAACCATAAAAGCTACAAGATTAATTATCGCATTTTACGCCCAGATGGAGAGATACGAATCGTTCAAACACAAGCTGATGTTAGCTTTGATAGTCAAGGCAACCCCTTGGGGATGTTTGGAACAGTTCAGGATATAACAGACTCTAAATTAATGGAACAAGAGTTAAGAGAAAGTGAGGAAAAATTACGCCATATAGTTACCACTACGGCTGATGGTTTAATTGTGATGAATCAATCGGGTTATATTTATTTTGTCAATCCGGCGGCTGAATCTTTTTTTGGTTTAAATGCTAATGAACTCTCAGAATATCAATGGAACTTTTCTCTTAACCATGATTCCACTGAATTAGCCATTGAACATCTGGAAGGAAAACCCATATTTTTGGAAGTCAAAATCGTAGAAACGCTTTGGGATGGAGAACCAGTTTATCTCATTTCGTTGAGAGATATTACCGAACGCAAGCAGGCTGAAGAAGCTTTAAAAATTAGTGAGAAACGCTATCGAAATTTAATTAATAACTTACACGCGGGTGTGGTGGTTCATCAAGCCGATACTAGCATAGCGTTAAGTAATACTAAAGCCAACGAACTCTTAGAATTAACTCCCGAACAAATTTTAGGAAAAACCGCCTTTGATCTCCACTGGTGTTTCTTGCGAGAAAATGGCACGGTCATGCCAATAGAAGAGTATCCGGTTAACATTGTCATTAGCACTCAAAAACCTGTTAAAAACTACGTCATCGGGATTAACCGGCCCCAGAGTCAAACCGTCGTTTGGCTTTTAATTAATGCCTTTGGAGAATTTAACTCTAATGGTCAAATGAATCAAATAGTGGTGACTTTTGTTGATATCACTGAATTTAAACAAGCACAAGAAGAACTACAAGAAAGTAAACGCCGCTATGTGACTTTAGCCCAAGCTTCACCGGTAGGAATATTCCGAACTGATGTAGAAGGAAACTGCTTATATGTTAATGAAAGATGGCAAGAAATTGCCGGCTTAACTTGGCAACAAGCTTTAGGAAAAGGTTGGTCACAAGCCATTGATTATAATGACCAAACTCGAGTTTTACAGGAATGGAAACAAGCTATCATTAATCATGTCCCTTTTCAAGCCGAATATCGTTTTCAGCGTCCTGATGGCTCAGTCACTTGGGTCTATGGTCAAGCCATTGCAGAAACCGATGAACAGGGAATATTAATAGGATTTTTAGGAACCATCACCGATATTAACGACCGCAAAGAAGCCGAATTAAAATTACAAAGACTTAAGGATGAATTAGAACAAAAAGTAGAGAAGCGGACCTGGAATTTACAAAGAGCGAATCAACAATTAAGGCAAGAAATATTTGAACGGCAGCAGACAGAATTAGCTTTAAAAAAAAGTGAAGAACGTTTTCGAGCCTCTTTTGAACAGGCAGCAGTAGGAATGGTTTTGGTTAGCTTAGAAAAACGTTTTTTGAAAGTCAATCCTAAATTTTGTCAGATGTTAGGTTATACCGAAGAAGAATTACTACAAAAAACTGTATTAGAGATCACTCATCCTCAAGACCGCTCACAAGTCCCTCAACACATTGAAAAATTAATCACAGGGGAAATTATCACCTTGAGTTTTGAAAAACGCTTCTTCAACAAAACAGGGGTAACCGTTTGGACAAATATCACGATTTCATTAGTACATGGAGCATCCGGACAGCCAGATTACTTGATGGAAGTGGTAGAAGATATTACCGATAAAAAGCGCAATGAAGCCGAACGCCAAGCCGCTCGAGAAGCCTTACAAAAAAGTGAAGCTCAATTGCGTTCAATGTTTGAATATGCTGCCGTTGGTATTGCTTTTGTAGATGCCCAAGGACGACCTTTTAAGAGTAATCCGGCTATAGAAAAATTTCTCGGTTATTCTTCTCAAGAACTAACTCAGAAGCCCTTTACCCAGTTTACCCATCCCGAAGATGCTCTAGTGGACCTGAACTTGTATCAAAGCCTTTTTGCTAATAATAGAGATACCTACCAGATGGAAAAACGCTACATCCGTAAAGATGGAGAAATTGTTTGGGGACATCTAACCGTTTCTTTAGTTCGTAATGCCAAGGGAAAACCTCAATTTGCTATTGGGATGATTCAAGATATTAGCGATGCCAAACGTAGCGAAGCCGAGCGACAAATAGCAGAAGAAGCTTTACGGGAAAATCAAGCCTTTTTACGTAATGTGATTGATACTGTTCCCAATTTTATTTTTGTCAAAAACCGGGCGGGTAAATATACTTTAGCGAATCAGGCTATGGCAAATGCTTATGGAACAACAGTACAAGAACTCGAAGGTAAAAGTGATGGGGATTTTCATCTCGTCGCCGCAGAAATCACTCTCGCTGGCACTGATGACCAGCAAGTCATGAATTCTTTACAATCGTTACTCATTCCTGAACAATCCTTAACCTTGGCTAATGGAGAAGTCCGCTACTTTCAAACCATTAAGACTCCTCTGGTTTCTCCTGATGGAAACGCGCATTATATCTTAGGAGTGGCAACCGATATTACAGAACGAAAACAGATCCAACAGGAAATTGAAAAGGCTTTAGCCAAAGAAAAAGAACTTCATAAGCTCAAAAGTCAATTTATTGATATAGTGTCTCATGAATTTCGCACTCCTCTGACTTCGATTTTGGGTTATGCCGAATTACTAGAGCGTCATAGCGATAAGTTAACGACCGAGAAAAAAATCAAGCATCTACATAATATTCAAATGGCTGGACAACGACTCAGTGATTTGATTCAAGATGTATTATGTATTAGCCGGGCTGAATCTGGCAAATTGCTCTATAACCCGACTCTGATCAATGTTGCAGATTTTTGTCAAGATTTAATTGAAGAAATTCAAATTGGTATTGGTCAAGGCTATGAAATCCTCTTTAAACAGCCAAATTTACGCCCCCATTCCTCAACTGATCTGATTTATCTTGATGAAAAACTTTTACGCCATATTTTAACTAACCTGCTCTCCAATGGGATCAAATATTCTCCGATAGGCAGCCGAGTAGAATTATCTTTACAATATGAGAATCAGCAGGTTATCTTCGAAATAAGGGATCAGGGTATAGGAATTCCTTTAGAAGATCATCCTAAATTATTTGATTCTTTTTATCGGGCTAGTAATGTGGGTAATATACCCGGAACGGGATTAGGACTTAATATTGTGCAAAAATATGTCAACTTGCATGGAGGAACGATTGACTTTACCAGTACAGTTAAAGTAGGAACAACTTTTAAGGTTAGCTTGCCCATCAATAAAACTTTATGCTAA
- a CDS encoding EAL domain-containing response regulator: protein MSKILVIEDELSIRELINELLTLADFEVVEAEDGQQGIEQALSTLPDLILCDIMMPYKNGYEVLQELQCHPETESIPFIFLTAKGTKFDIRQGMNLGADDYLTKPFTEDELLQTINIRLKKRFSIEQRYALELSKTKEQLNYLFHYDALTGLPNQWSLREIFNQMVSEVKSSLSGSEIPTPQTRQPLIPILSLGLDRFRRINQNFGYDLGDSVLKLVAQFLNNCLGSRGVLARLTGDEFAIIIHPIEDEKKVFELAQELLQTCSQPLVINQQEIFLSLSIGIIFYPADGPSLEILLQKANAAMKRAKYLGGDRCEFYSQFLQKIPSTDYLELEADLRHALERNELDVYYQPRLSLVSGEIVGAEALIRWHHPRRGLVSPAIFIPIAEETGLIEPIGEWVLRTACRQSKIWQEMGLGLIRVAVNLSGRQFNQLNLADWLANILQENDFNTPDLEIELTESILVENALESIQKLNDLKALGVKIAIDDFGTGYSSLSYLQQFPFDILKIDRCFVRNIDQNSKNAAITKAIIFLAHQLSLKVVAEGVETKTELAFLHQHQCDEMQGYLFSQAVKVSEFETLVSSKKNLLSFK from the coding sequence ATGAGCAAAATCTTAGTCATAGAAGATGAACTATCCATTCGGGAACTCATCAACGAGTTACTCACCCTGGCTGATTTTGAGGTTGTGGAAGCCGAAGATGGACAACAAGGAATAGAGCAAGCTCTTTCGACTTTACCCGACTTAATTCTTTGTGATATTATGATGCCCTACAAAAATGGTTATGAGGTATTACAAGAATTACAGTGTCATCCAGAAACCGAATCAATCCCATTCATTTTTCTCACCGCTAAAGGCACAAAATTTGATATTCGTCAAGGGATGAATTTAGGAGCCGATGATTATCTTACTAAACCCTTTACTGAGGACGAACTTTTGCAGACGATCAACATCCGTCTGAAAAAACGCTTTTCTATTGAACAGCGATATGCTCTTGAATTATCTAAGACCAAAGAACAACTCAATTATTTATTTCATTATGATGCCCTCACGGGTTTACCGAATCAATGGTCTTTGCGAGAAATTTTTAATCAAATGGTTTCAGAGGTGAAAAGTTCTCTTTCGGGTTCGGAAATCCCAACCCCTCAAACCCGACAGCCGCTTATCCCTATTCTCAGCTTGGGTTTAGATCGTTTTAGACGAATCAATCAAAACTTTGGCTATGATTTAGGAGATTCGGTTTTAAAATTAGTGGCACAATTTTTAAATAATTGTCTTGGCAGTCGAGGCGTACTGGCTCGTTTAACGGGCGATGAATTTGCTATTATTATTCATCCCATTGAAGACGAAAAAAAAGTTTTTGAGCTTGCTCAAGAGTTACTTCAAACTTGTTCTCAACCTTTGGTGATCAATCAGCAAGAAATTTTTCTCAGTCTGAGTATAGGCATTATTTTTTATCCAGCCGATGGTCCTAGCTTAGAAATTTTACTACAAAAAGCTAATGCGGCGATGAAACGCGCTAAATATTTAGGCGGTGATCGCTGTGAATTTTATTCTCAATTTCTTCAAAAAATTCCCAGTACGGATTATCTCGAACTTGAAGCCGATTTGCGCCATGCTTTAGAACGAAATGAATTAGATGTATACTATCAACCTAGGTTAAGTCTAGTTAGCGGTGAAATAGTGGGAGCAGAAGCATTAATTCGTTGGCATCATCCGCGACGCGGACTGGTTTCACCAGCAATTTTTATTCCCATTGCTGAAGAAACTGGATTAATTGAACCTATCGGCGAATGGGTATTACGTACCGCTTGCCGCCAAAGTAAAATTTGGCAAGAAATGGGTTTAGGATTAATTCGAGTGGCAGTTAATCTCTCGGGACGGCAATTTAATCAACTGAATTTAGCTGACTGGTTGGCCAATATTCTACAAGAAAATGATTTTAACACTCCTGACCTAGAAATAGAATTAACCGAAAGTATTTTAGTAGAAAATGCGCTAGAATCTATTCAAAAGTTAAATGATTTAAAAGCGTTAGGAGTGAAGATTGCTATTGATGATTTTGGAACCGGCTATTCTTCTTTAAGTTATTTGCAACAGTTTCCCTTTGATATCCTCAAAATAGATCGCTGTTTTGTTCGTAATATTGACCAAAATAGTAAAAATGCCGCCATTACTAAAGCGATTATTTTTCTAGCCCATCAACTTTCTCTAAAAGTGGTTGCTGAAGGCGTAGAAACAAAAACTGAATTAGCGTTTCTTCATCAACATCAATGCGATGAAATGCAAGGCTATTTATTCAGCCAGGCGGTAAAAGTGTCTGAGTTTGAAACTTTAGTCTCTTCAAAAAAGAACTTACTCAGCTTCAAATAA
- a CDS encoding HlyD family secretion protein, whose protein sequence is MLTNPDSQPSQNFEPRKDKTMERSQTATLNGHNGHRPITEFQELPISALQRETAPQELPITALQRETAPQKEKETTPVPPPSPKKRKPVLLVLGLGIGASVLGMFGYQWWQNSLIHQETDDATVVGHIHPLASRVAGTVSEVRVDDNQQVRQGQILVKLDPQDYQVKVQQARAALENAKQQAQAAQSNINLAQENASASVTTAQGEVNKARAGITTAQAALAEAQSGVPTAQAAVEEAQAGVRSAQAQVAQASATVERTQTDYQRYTQLEQEGVIPRQQLDVAREAYRVAVAEQQTANQGVQQAKAKLARAQQGVLQAQAQVAQAQQGVTQAQAELASAIGNLQQAQAKGQQTQVNRAQYEAARAAISQSAANLKDAQLQLSYTNIVAPVSGTVGDKTVEVGQKIQAGTPLMAIVSNDYWVVANFKETQLRKMRPGQKVEIKIDAFGNHTFTGHLQSISPASGANFSLLPPDNATGNFTKIVQRIPVKVTFDPQSIKGYESRITPGMSAVVNVALDSD, encoded by the coding sequence ATGTTAACAAACCCTGATAGTCAGCCGAGTCAAAATTTTGAGCCAAGAAAGGATAAAACGATGGAACGCAGTCAGACAGCAACACTCAACGGTCATAACGGTCATAGGCCAATAACCGAATTTCAAGAATTACCCATCTCAGCCTTACAAAGAGAAACCGCCCCACAAGAATTACCCATCACAGCCCTACAAAGAGAAACCGCCCCACAAAAAGAAAAAGAAACCACGCCGGTTCCTCCCCCATCTCCTAAAAAGAGAAAACCGGTCTTGTTAGTTTTAGGGCTAGGCATTGGAGCCAGTGTTTTAGGGATGTTTGGCTATCAGTGGTGGCAAAATTCTTTAATTCATCAAGAGACAGATGATGCCACAGTGGTAGGTCATATTCATCCTCTTGCCAGCCGCGTAGCCGGCACAGTTAGCGAAGTCAGAGTAGATGATAACCAACAGGTGCGTCAAGGACAAATATTAGTCAAACTCGATCCTCAAGACTATCAAGTTAAAGTTCAGCAGGCCCGGGCAGCCCTAGAAAATGCCAAACAACAGGCACAAGCGGCTCAATCAAATATTAACTTAGCCCAAGAAAATGCCTCCGCCAGCGTCACCACAGCCCAAGGGGAGGTCAACAAAGCCAGAGCCGGCATTACAACCGCTCAAGCCGCCTTAGCCGAAGCCCAATCTGGAGTTCCCACAGCCCAAGCCGCCGTAGAAGAAGCGCAAGCCGGAGTCCGATCTGCCCAAGCACAAGTAGCTCAAGCCTCCGCCACTGTAGAGAGAACCCAAACCGACTACCAACGCTATACCCAATTAGAGCAAGAAGGGGTAATTCCGCGTCAACAATTAGATGTTGCCAGAGAAGCTTACCGAGTTGCTGTAGCCGAACAACAAACCGCTAATCAGGGCGTACAACAGGCAAAAGCCAAATTAGCGAGGGCCCAACAAGGGGTATTACAGGCACAGGCACAAGTGGCTCAAGCGCAACAAGGAGTTACTCAAGCGCAAGCAGAACTAGCCTCAGCCATAGGGAATTTACAACAAGCTCAAGCCAAAGGACAACAAACCCAAGTTAATCGCGCTCAATATGAAGCCGCACGAGCCGCGATCTCTCAATCGGCAGCAAATCTTAAAGATGCTCAACTTCAGTTATCCTATACCAATATCGTCGCGCCGGTAAGTGGAACAGTAGGAGATAAAACCGTCGAAGTCGGGCAAAAAATCCAAGCCGGCACTCCTTTAATGGCAATTGTGAGTAATGATTATTGGGTAGTGGCTAACTTTAAAGAAACCCAGTTAAGGAAAATGCGACCGGGGCAAAAAGTAGAGATTAAAATAGATGCTTTTGGCAATCATACTTTTACTGGTCATCTTCAAAGTATTTCACCGGCATCAGGGGCGAATTTTTCTTTATTACCGCCGGATAATGCCACCGGTAACTTTACTAAAATTGTACAGCGTATTCCGGTTAAAGTTACCTTCGATCCTCAGAGTATTAAAGGTTATGAATCCCGTATTACTCCTGGGATGTCTGCTGTAGTTAATGTGGCTCTAGACTCTGATTAA
- a CDS encoding MFS transporter, whose protein sequence is MTNLLRALESRNYRLFFGGQCISLIGTWMTQVAAVWLVYQLTNSALLLGIVGFSSQIPNFFVTPFSGILVDRWSRRNILITTQVLSMVQSLALAALTLTKLITIEQLILLSLFQGLINAFDAPARQVFVNDIIENPSHLGNAIALNSSMFNGARLVGPAIAGLVIAGFGVGACFLIDGLSYIAVIAGLLAMQLKRKTLEIPQTNPWERLKEGFLYAYNFPPFRAIFLLLGLFSFAGMSYSVLIPIFAENILKGNAQTLGYLMSASGIGALIAGIYLSSRQTILGLGKIIVGSLILFGISLMIFSQSRQLWLSLLMMFISGFNGILTVASINTILQTISEPSKRGRLMSFYTMSFLGVLPFGNLAAGALANRISAPYTLLLGGLICILGALMFRQQLPTLRKYMRPLYAQLGLLPEAS, encoded by the coding sequence ATGACTAACCTGCTGAGAGCTTTAGAATCAAGAAACTACCGCCTATTCTTTGGCGGACAATGTATTTCTCTCATTGGCACTTGGATGACTCAAGTTGCGGCTGTTTGGTTAGTGTATCAGCTAACAAATTCAGCACTATTATTGGGAATAGTTGGCTTTAGTAGTCAGATTCCTAACTTTTTTGTTACCCCTTTTAGCGGCATTTTAGTAGACCGTTGGAGCCGCCGAAATATTTTAATCACTACTCAAGTTTTATCGATGGTTCAATCTTTGGCGTTAGCGGCTTTAACTTTAACAAAATTGATCACCATTGAGCAATTGATTCTTTTGAGTCTATTTCAAGGATTAATTAATGCTTTTGATGCACCGGCTCGTCAAGTTTTTGTCAACGATATTATAGAAAATCCCTCCCATTTAGGTAATGCTATTGCTCTTAATTCTTCTATGTTTAATGGAGCGAGATTAGTGGGGCCGGCTATCGCCGGCTTAGTGATTGCTGGTTTTGGGGTAGGAGCGTGTTTTCTCATAGATGGATTGAGTTATATTGCCGTAATTGCTGGCTTATTGGCGATGCAACTTAAACGCAAAACTCTGGAAATTCCCCAAACAAATCCTTGGGAAAGATTAAAAGAAGGTTTTCTGTATGCCTATAATTTTCCGCCCTTTAGAGCGATTTTTTTGTTATTAGGATTATTTAGTTTTGCGGGGATGTCTTATAGTGTGTTAATCCCTATTTTTGCGGAAAATATTCTCAAGGGAAATGCCCAAACTTTAGGATATCTGATGTCAGCTTCAGGCATTGGAGCGTTAATAGCCGGAATTTATTTGAGTTCGCGGCAAACAATTTTAGGATTAGGAAAAATTATTGTGGGTTCTTTAATCCTTTTTGGCATTAGTTTAATGATTTTTTCCCAGTCTCGTCAGTTATGGTTATCCTTATTAATGATGTTTATTTCTGGGTTTAATGGCATTCTGACTGTTGCTTCGATCAATACAATTTTACAAACTATTTCAGAACCCAGTAAGCGGGGACGGTTAATGAGTTTTTATACCATGTCTTTTTTAGGGGTACTGCCTTTTGGAAATCTAGCGGCGGGAGCTTTAGCGAATCGGATTAGTGCCCCTTACACGCTGTTATTAGGAGGACTAATTTGTATTTTAGGAGCATTGATGTTTAGGCAACAATTACCCACATTAAGAAAATATATGCGCCCTCTTTATGCTCAATTGGGTTTATTACCTGAAGCCTCATAA